The nucleotide sequence ACAGACTTGTTATAAAATGGATGCATTAAATGACTGTTCATCTGTTCTTACATTGTCGTACATCGCAGCACAAAGAATTCTACCAGGATACTCTGATATGGCTGAAGCTAAATCTACTTTAGAATCTATTGTTAGAAGTTTTGGATATATGTATGGGAATAAAAATGGTACAAGAATTAATTCGGTATCACAATCACCTACAATGACATCAGCTGGTTCTGGCGTAAAAGGACTGCATAAATTTTATTATTATGCACAAGATGTTTCGCCTTTAGGAAATGCACCTGCAGAAACTTGCGCAGACTATTGTGTAACGTTATTCTCAGATCTTACTAAGATGGTTACAATGCAAAACTTATTTCACGATGGAGGCTTCTCTAATACGATGATTAGTGATAAGTTGTTAGATAAATACGAGAATCCAGATTTTAAAGGAGAGTAGTATTTCTGATTAAAAGAATAAAAGGAGAGTATATTAACTCTCCTTTTTATCGTTTCCGTCTTCTTCTAAGTTTTGATCAATCTGGCTACTCTTAGCTTTGGTAACTTTAATCTTGATCTCTTCTTTTTTCTTATCGAACCCTACCGAAATCTTATCACCTTCTTTTAAAGACGATTTTATTATTTCTTCGGCTAAAGGGTCTTCAAGATATTTCTGAATTGCTCTCTTAATTGGTCTTGCACCAAATTGAGAATCATAACCTTTATCGGCAATGTAGTCCTTGGCTTCTGTCGTCAACTTGATTTCGTAACCAAGTTTTTCTAATCTCCCATAAAGGCCTTTTAATTCAATATCGATAATATCATGAATATCATCCCTGTCTAGACTATTGAAGACAATAACATCATCAATTCTATTTAAGAATTCTGGTGCAAATGCTTTTTTAAGAGATTTTTCGATTACACCTTTTGCATAATCTTCGGATGCATTTTGCTTAGCTGAAGTACTAAAACCAACACCTTCACCAAAATCTTTTAGTTCTCTTGAGCCAATGTTAGAAGTCATTATTACAATAGTATTCTTAAAGTCTACTTTTCTTCCAAGACTGTCCGTAATTTGTCCGTCGTCCAATATTTGTAACAATAGATTGAATACATCAGGATGTGCCTTTTCTATTTCGTCTAACAATACAACAGAGTAGGGTTTACGTCTGATCTTTTCAGTTAACTGTCCACCTTCCTCATACCCAACGTATCCCGGAGGTGCTCCCACAAGTCTTGAGATTGCAAATTTCTCCATGTACTCACTCATGTCAATTCGGATAAGTGCATCGTCGGTATCAAAAAGCATTCTACTAAGAACTTTTGCCAGCTGAGTTTTACCAACACCTGTTGGTCCTAAAAAGATAAATGAACCAATTGGTTTATTAGGATCTTTAAGTCCAGCTCTGTTACGTTGAATTGCTCTAACCACTTTGGATACGGCATCATCCTGACCAATAATTCTCTCCTTAATGTCATCATCCATTCTGGATAATCGGGCACCTTCATTCTCGGCTATTCGCTGAACAGGAACTCCTGATATCATGGCTACAACCTCAGCCACATTTTCTTCATCAACAGTTTCCCTGTTATTCTTAGTTTCTTCTTCCCATTTATTCTTAGCCTCATCTAAGTCTTCTAAAAGAGTTCTTTCTTTATCTCTGAGTTTTGCAGCCTCTTCATACTTTTGGCTTCTAACTACGAGATTTTTCTCCTCTTTTACTTTTTCAATACTCTCTTCGATTTCAATAACATTTTTAGGTACAATAATGTTTTTGATATGAACTCGAGACCCTGCTTCATCTAATGCGTCGATTGCCTTGTCTGGAAGAAATCGATCACTGATATACCTATCAGTTAATTGAACGCACGCCTTTAAAGCTTCTGGCGTGTAGATAACATTATGGTGATCTTCATATCTTCCTTTTACTTGTTCAAGGATCGTAATTGTTTGTTCTTCCGTAGTAGGCTCAACTAATACTTTCTGAAACCTTCTTTCCAAAGCACCATCTTTTTCGATGTATTGTCTGTATTCATCTAATGTAGTTGCTCCAATACATTGAACCTCACCTCTGGCTAAGGCTGGTTTGAACATGTTAGATGCATCTAAAGAACCAGAAGCTCCACCAGCACCAACGATGGTATGTATTTCATCGATGAATAAAATAATGTTAGGCGTTTTTTCTAACTCATTAAGAACAGCTTTCATTCTTTCTTCGAACTGTCCACGATACTTTGTTCCTGCAACTAGAGATGCGAGATCAAGAGTAACAATACGTTTGTTAAACAGAACTCGGGAAACTTTTT is from Flavobacteriales bacterium and encodes:
- a CDS encoding SDR family oxidoreductase, with translation GADASSVEDIENLITQSMEVLGSKLDFILHCIGMSPNVRKQRPYTDLNYDFYLKTIDISALSLHKTLQTCYKMDALNDCSSVLTLSYIAAQRILPGYSDMAEAKSTLESIVRSFGYMYGNKNGTRINSVSQSPTMTSAGSGVKGLHKFYYYAQDVSPLGNAPAETCADYCVTLFSDLTKMVTMQNLFHDGGFSNTMISDKLLDKYENPDFKGE
- a CDS encoding ATP-dependent Clp protease ATP-binding subunit, which encodes MEAKFSPRVKDVITYSREEALRLSHDYIGPEHLLLGILREGEGVAVKLMQTLDIDLFELRKYIEKATSKKVSSKKATGNIPLVKQAEKALKITYLEAKLFKSNMIGTEHLLLALLKDEDNIATKSLEKFNVNYINVKDELEQILSNFEPKAEFSDSPIDDDDDDDNGEEGGLGSDIRKTTDTKSKTPVLDNFGRDLTKMAEEDRLDPVVGREQEIERVSQILSRRKKNNPILIGEPGVGKSAIAEGLAIRIVDKKVSRVLFNKRIVTLDLASLVAGTKYRGQFEERMKAVLNELEKTPNIILFIDEIHTIVGAGGASGSLDASNMFKPALARGEVQCIGATTLDEYRQYIEKDGALERRFQKVLVEPTTEEQTITILEQVKGRYEDHHNVIYTPEALKACVQLTDRYISDRFLPDKAIDALDEAGSRVHIKNIIVPKNVIEIEESIEKVKEEKNLVVRSQKYEEAAKLRDKERTLLEDLDEAKNKWEEETKNNRETVDEENVAEVVAMISGVPVQRIAENEGARLSRMDDDIKERIIGQDDAVSKVVRAIQRNRAGLKDPNKPIGSFIFLGPTGVGKTQLAKVLSRMLFDTDDALIRIDMSEYMEKFAISRLVGAPPGYVGYEEGGQLTEKIRRKPYSVVLLDEIEKAHPDVFNLLLQILDDGQITDSLGRKVDFKNTIVIMTSNIGSRELKDFGEGVGFSTSAKQNASEDYAKGVIEKSLKKAFAPEFLNRIDDVIVFNSLDRDDIHDIIDIELKGLYGRLEKLGYEIKLTTEAKDYIADKGYDSQFGARPIKRAIQKYLEDPLAEEIIKSSLKEGDKISVGFDKKKEEIKIKVTKAKSSQIDQNLEEDGNDKKES